The following are encoded together in the Patagioenas fasciata isolate bPatFas1 chromosome 7, bPatFas1.hap1, whole genome shotgun sequence genome:
- the MREG gene encoding melanoregulin, translating to MGLRAWLRSCCGCCGGEAAAPEKEPLISNNNPYASFGATLARDEEQNLWSTPHDVTHTEADDDRVLYNMIVVRNQLDKDSEEWQKLNYDIYTLRQTRKEVRSRWKHILEDLGFQKEADSLLSVTKLSIISDSQNMGKARDILLKLSEETNIFPTSWELSERYLFVVDRLIALDAADEFFKMASVVYPKRPRGDRVDNSQKAPQHVSAVMP from the exons ATGGGGCTGCGGGCCTGGCTGCGctcctgctgtggctgctgcggcggggaggcggcggcgccggAGAAGGAGCCCCTGATCAG caacaacaACCCCTACGCCTCCTTTGGAGCCACGCTGGCGCGGGACGAGGAGCAGAACCTGTGGAGCACCCCACACGACGTGACCCACACAGAGGCGGACGATGACCGGGTGCTGTACAACATGATCGTGGTCAGGAACCAGCTGGACAAGGACTCGGAG GAATGGCAAAAGCTCAACTATGATATTTATACCTTACGGCAGACCCGAAaagaagtgagaagcaggtggaaACACATCCTGGAGGATTTAG GTTTCCAGAAGGAAGCAGACTCCCTCTTATCAGTGACCAAACTCAGCATCATCAGTGACTCTCAGAACATGGGCAAAGCCCGAGACATCTTGTTAAAGCTCTCTGAAGAGACAAACATCTTCCCGACCAGCTGGGAGCTTTCTGAGCGCTACCTCTTTGTGGTG GATCGACTCATAGCTCTGGACGCTGCAGATGAGTTCTTCAAGATGGCCAGTGTGGTGTATCCGAAGAGACCCCGTGGGGACAGAGTGGACAACAGCCAGAAGGCCCCGCAGCATGTCTCTGCTGTGATGCCCTGA